A window from Phycisphaerae bacterium encodes these proteins:
- a CDS encoding RtcB family protein has product MSEQSVQLTRTDPMRVHIERCGQMITDAMIFVSESISLEPDAVRQLCDAASLPPAKKVLATADIHVGFGIPIGAVLGLDTAIMPAAVGYDINCGMRLLRTPFSKGGIDTEKIALSIARDIPLGEGKSNLILDKTGLEAVVNKGVASIPTLAQRSSHPAWEAFNQDEFTDDLKRIEENGCLPSDLASVPNAAIQKGSAQLGTLGGGNHFIEIQHVQQIFDKSLAETFGLFKDQIVVMIHSGSRRFGYEIADEYMNIAAQRPEMTERKKMLSYLPTDSSAGKNYIAAMAAAANFAFTNRHIMALLVRRCFNRMFGPTPMQLVYDVPHNMAKLEPHLGTKLWVHRKGATRAFGQQRMADTIFERTGQPVIIPGSMGTASYLLVGTGNSEESLCSVNHGAGRVMSRTAALGKSRRGKIIASPLISDDQFKRSMKGIKLITADRHKIKEEAPAAYKDIDEVVRIVIECGWAKAVARMVPLAVLKG; this is encoded by the coding sequence ATGTCCGAACAGTCAGTCCAACTCACTCGCACAGACCCCATGAGAGTCCATATAGAGCGTTGCGGTCAAATGATAACAGATGCGATGATTTTTGTATCAGAGTCCATCAGCCTCGAACCTGATGCGGTCCGCCAGCTTTGTGACGCCGCCTCTTTGCCGCCGGCAAAGAAAGTTCTCGCCACTGCCGATATCCATGTCGGCTTCGGCATACCAATAGGCGCCGTTTTAGGACTGGACACCGCCATAATGCCCGCCGCTGTCGGATACGATATAAACTGCGGTATGCGGCTCTTACGTACTCCTTTTTCCAAAGGCGGTATCGACACCGAAAAAATCGCCCTCTCTATCGCCAGAGATATCCCGCTCGGCGAAGGCAAATCCAACCTGATATTAGACAAAACTGGACTTGAAGCCGTTGTTAATAAGGGCGTGGCTTCAATACCAACGCTCGCGCAAAGAAGCAGTCACCCGGCCTGGGAGGCATTCAACCAAGATGAATTTACCGACGACCTGAAAAGAATCGAAGAAAACGGCTGCCTGCCCAGCGACCTCGCTTCAGTCCCGAACGCAGCGATACAAAAAGGCTCTGCCCAGCTCGGAACCCTCGGCGGCGGAAACCATTTCATCGAAATTCAACACGTTCAGCAGATTTTCGACAAGTCTTTGGCAGAAACTTTCGGCCTTTTTAAGGACCAAATCGTTGTGATGATACACTCCGGCTCCCGCCGGTTCGGCTATGAAATCGCTGACGAGTATATGAATATCGCCGCACAAAGACCGGAGATGACTGAACGAAAAAAAATGCTCTCCTATCTGCCGACCGACTCCAGCGCCGGTAAAAATTATATCGCCGCAATGGCTGCTGCCGCCAACTTTGCATTTACCAATCGCCACATCATGGCCTTGCTTGTAAGACGTTGCTTCAACAGGATGTTCGGCCCGACGCCGATGCAGCTTGTCTATGATGTCCCCCACAACATGGCAAAACTTGAGCCCCACCTCGGCACAAAACTCTGGGTCCACCGCAAAGGCGCCACCCGCGCATTCGGACAACAACGAATGGCTGACACCATTTTCGAAAGAACCGGCCAGCCCGTAATAATCCCTGGCTCAATGGGTACAGCAAGTTACCTGCTGGTCGGCACCGGCAATTCCGAAGAATCTCTCTGCTCGGTCAATCACGGGGCCGGCAGGGTTATGAGTCGCACCGCAGCACTGGGAAAATCGCGCAGAGGCAAAATCATTGCATCGCCACTCATTAGCGATGACCAATTCAAACGCAGTATGAAAGGCATAAAGCTCATCACCGCCGACAGGCACAAAATCAAGGAAGAAGCTCCGGCTGCCTACAAAGACATCGACGAGGTCGTGCGGATTGTCATCGAATGCGGCTGGGCCAAGGCCGTCGCTCGAATGGTCCCGCTGGCCGTCCTGAAGGGTTAA